One window of Thermacetogenium phaeum DSM 12270 genomic DNA carries:
- a CDS encoding periplasmic substrate-binding domain-containing protein codes for MKPKKTALICIVAVLALALMGFGFAKWSDTVAINAEVATGNVDVEIEALGVNDEGPDPNIPPGNNSEGKDVASIECVNVDENTIKVTISNAYPWYQPGFMFRINGVGTVPVKVEDVIGPNWDGELGDFIKVASWKITVHNPASNGLEQYDDVISSEGETSWDDLFDALKYIQLHQDGFIEVEVNLCIIEEIGEELAPEEATTTGTITINVAQWNEVFGPVAE; via the coding sequence ATGAAGCCCAAAAAGACTGCTCTTATCTGCATCGTGGCGGTGCTTGCCCTGGCCTTAATGGGCTTTGGCTTCGCCAAGTGGTCGGATACTGTGGCGATCAACGCTGAAGTGGCAACCGGTAACGTGGATGTCGAGATCGAAGCCCTAGGTGTTAATGACGAGGGGCCCGACCCCAATATTCCGCCCGGGAACAACAGCGAGGGCAAGGATGTTGCGAGCATTGAGTGCGTCAATGTTGATGAAAATACGATTAAAGTCACCATCAGCAACGCCTATCCGTGGTATCAGCCCGGCTTCATGTTCAGAATCAACGGAGTGGGCACCGTACCCGTCAAGGTGGAGGATGTGATTGGCCCCAATTGGGACGGCGAGTTGGGCGATTTCATCAAGGTGGCGAGCTGGAAGATAACGGTGCATAACCCTGCGTCCAACGGCTTGGAGCAGTATGACGATGTTATTAGTTCCGAAGGGGAGACGTCGTGGGACGACCTGTTTGATGCCCTCAAGTACATCCAGCTCCACCAGGACGGGTTTATCGAAGTCGAAGTAAACCTGTGCATTATAGAAGAGATCGGCGAAGAACTTGCCCCGGAAGAGGCCACCACTACAGGCACCATCACTATCAATGTCGCCCAGTGGAACGAAGTTTTCGGGCCGGTGGCGGAGTAA
- a CDS encoding OmpL47-type beta-barrel domain-containing protein gives MKRQLRAFGAALIFAVLCVSFLSAAGIAYAGTFTIADDFSADSGLWSYVGSAYRDAGAGDVVLTQNNNAQVGVLWLRDREIRDRKFTVEFNYLAGGGTGADGIVLMFYKNKNYSPGGGGVIGFIGGDLIPVAGYGVEFDNHYNYEHYGMDPSGRHIAVIKDRANNHLKYVNTDVVEDNRWHQARVVVDNRNITVFVDGNKMLEYVSPGDLDRTFGGLGFSGATGAFNHWHRIDNVRITLADEVAPSTNIDLDGITGNNGWFRSDVVATLNAEDGDGSGVSSTEYSFDGTSWITYAGPFTIAVEGLTTVYYRSIDKAGNVEATKSAVVLIDKTPPEIIGAPTTAPNGNGWYNTGVVIHFEASDDVSGIASVTPDVLLTTEGEGLEVTGTAADRAGNTASCTVGGINIDLTAPSAAANPLGGTYSGAQSVTLAASEPATFYYTTDGSEPGKESPVYEGPLEIAADTVLKFFAVDRAGNRSQVYTENYIILPLLKWYIYGCKQLDTGLDWTCDSDFGGITQTAADLASTIIVRDDGDGDGMYDRAEITVQGGYPSYYNKIVLDVKNTGTEPIPLEQVKIANGNPEELELRLLESPASSIAPGRRKAIGIALRVKDGAAPGLFTFTVSL, from the coding sequence GTGAAAAGACAATTGAGGGCTTTCGGTGCGGCGCTTATCTTTGCCGTTCTCTGCGTAAGTTTCCTGTCAGCGGCAGGAATCGCCTATGCCGGAACTTTTACGATCGCTGATGACTTCAGTGCTGACTCCGGTCTGTGGAGTTACGTAGGGAGTGCTTACAGGGATGCAGGAGCGGGTGATGTGGTTTTAACACAGAATAATAACGCCCAGGTCGGTGTCCTCTGGCTCCGGGACCGCGAAATAAGGGATAGAAAGTTTACGGTTGAGTTCAACTATCTGGCCGGTGGAGGAACGGGGGCCGACGGGATTGTGTTGATGTTTTACAAGAATAAAAATTATTCCCCCGGTGGCGGGGGTGTCATCGGTTTTATAGGGGGGGATCTAATACCGGTGGCAGGTTATGGGGTGGAGTTCGACAACCATTATAACTATGAGCATTACGGTATGGATCCCAGTGGGCGCCATATTGCCGTCATCAAGGACAGGGCGAACAATCACCTGAAGTATGTCAACACCGATGTTGTCGAGGACAACAGGTGGCATCAAGCCCGTGTTGTTGTCGACAACAGAAATATCACCGTTTTCGTCGATGGCAACAAAATGCTTGAATACGTAAGCCCCGGCGACCTTGACCGCACCTTCGGCGGGCTGGGTTTTTCGGGCGCCACCGGCGCTTTCAACCACTGGCACAGGATCGACAATGTGAGGATAACCCTTGCTGACGAGGTGGCACCATCCACGAACATCGATCTGGATGGGATCACGGGTAATAACGGCTGGTTCCGATCCGATGTTGTGGCGACCCTGAACGCGGAGGACGGCGACGGCTCAGGGGTTTCCAGCACCGAGTACAGCTTCGACGGAACAAGCTGGATCACCTACGCGGGCCCCTTCACCATCGCTGTCGAAGGCCTGACAACCGTTTACTACCGTTCGATCGATAAGGCAGGGAACGTGGAGGCCACGAAGAGCGCAGTGGTACTGATCGACAAAACACCACCGGAGATCATCGGTGCTCCGACGACCGCTCCGAACGGCAACGGATGGTACAATACCGGTGTTGTGATTCACTTTGAGGCCTCAGATGACGTTTCCGGGATCGCCAGCGTGACCCCGGATGTGCTCCTCACCACCGAGGGGGAGGGCCTTGAGGTCACCGGGACGGCTGCCGACAGGGCGGGGAACACCGCTAGCTGCACTGTTGGCGGCATCAACATCGACCTGACAGCTCCCTCAGCGGCGGCGAATCCCCTCGGAGGCACCTATAGCGGGGCGCAGAGCGTAACCCTTGCGGCGTCGGAACCGGCCACCTTTTACTACACCACCGACGGTAGTGAGCCCGGAAAGGAAAGCCCGGTTTATGAGGGGCCGCTTGAGATTGCGGCCGACACGGTTCTCAAGTTCTTCGCCGTCGACCGAGCGGGGAACCGCTCGCAGGTTTACACAGAGAACTACATCATCCTGCCGCTCTTGAAGTGGTACATCTACGGATGCAAGCAGCTGGACACTGGGCTGGACTGGACCTGTGATTCCGATTTCGGGGGGATCACTCAAACCGCTGCTGACCTGGCCTCTACAATAATCGTCAGGGATGACGGCGACGGGGATGGGATGTACGACCGGGCGGAAATCACCGTCCAGGGCGGCTATCCCAGCTATTACAACAAAATCGTGCTCGATGTGAAAAACACGGGAACGGAGCCGATTCCGCTGGAGCAGGTAAAAATAGCCAACGGCAACCCGGAGGAGCTGGAGCTGCGGCTGCTGGAGAGCCCCGCTTCCTCCATTGCTCCGGGGAGAAGGAAGGCAATCGGGATTGCCCTGCGGGTCAAGGACGGTGCTGCACCGGGCTTGTTCACCTTCACGGTTTCCCTGTAA
- a CDS encoding response regulator transcription factor, producing the protein MGDYRILISGDPPEWCDCLTAAFEQNIHFDVLGCVPSTELVGTAGRLYPDVVLWKVNGGNPVQGLTRLREKAPFSLTVMMVRDPGEYDLMELLRKGVRGCLPLRLLPAQIVNAVELIVVAGVLCLPRFGPEFFHNTAGNNRPSSALDKLTVREREVLALLIRDFPNKAIASTLYLSESTVKSHLRSIFRKLGVRKRHEAQAVAIQNGLIDSAG; encoded by the coding sequence ATGGGAGATTATCGAATCCTTATCAGCGGTGATCCCCCGGAATGGTGTGACTGCCTGACTGCAGCCTTTGAGCAGAATATCCACTTTGACGTGTTGGGCTGTGTGCCTTCCACAGAACTGGTGGGGACGGCAGGCCGTCTTTACCCTGACGTGGTGCTCTGGAAGGTCAATGGGGGGAATCCCGTCCAGGGGCTCACCCGGCTCAGAGAAAAGGCCCCCTTTTCTCTGACGGTGATGATGGTGCGCGATCCGGGCGAGTACGATCTGATGGAGCTGTTGAGGAAAGGGGTGAGAGGCTGCCTGCCGCTCCGCCTGCTGCCTGCCCAGATCGTCAATGCGGTGGAGTTAATAGTGGTGGCTGGGGTGCTCTGCCTGCCGCGCTTTGGCCCCGAGTTTTTTCACAACACTGCCGGCAATAATCGCCCCAGCTCCGCTCTGGATAAGCTGACGGTGCGGGAGCGGGAGGTGCTTGCCCTGCTCATTCGGGATTTTCCCAATAAGGCGATCGCTTCTACCCTTTACCTCTCGGAATCAACCGTCAAGTCCCATCTGCGCAGCATCTTCCGCAAGCTGGGGGTACGCAAGCGCCACGAGGCGCAAGCTGTGGCGATCCAGAACGGACTCATCGATTCGGCTGGTTGA
- a CDS encoding HD-GYP domain-containing protein codes for MPAPFFKFDFEPKQRQTFIFFALVVTVIALSMYLTVKICEQAAGGGVFDSAASLLEYGTLAGKYLLFFLVLSWMVYTFCLFAYRYRVLRREYRELENSLDETKQEVNRLFSSALNTLAAAVQARDEGSLNHLKRVASYSFALGRRIGMSSEELSDVYCAALLHDLGKIGISDSILKKPAKLSLEEFAEVRRHPEIGTRILEKFVVSKRVTSIIRHHHEFYDGTGYPGGLAKSEIPLGARIIAITDAYDAMTSDRPYRSALSHEEAVAELIRCAGSQFDPRLVMHFLDVLEEERKDGLQPAEVGAFLPSQYQQLFSLIF; via the coding sequence TTGCCGGCTCCTTTCTTCAAATTCGACTTCGAGCCGAAACAGCGCCAGACATTCATTTTTTTTGCGCTTGTGGTAACAGTTATCGCTCTGTCGATGTACCTGACGGTGAAAATATGCGAGCAGGCGGCCGGCGGAGGGGTGTTTGATTCGGCGGCGTCCCTCCTCGAATACGGCACTCTTGCGGGTAAATATCTGCTGTTTTTTCTGGTCCTCAGCTGGATGGTTTATACGTTCTGCTTGTTTGCTTACAGGTACCGGGTTTTGAGAAGGGAATACAGAGAACTTGAGAACAGCCTTGACGAGACAAAGCAGGAGGTCAACCGCCTCTTTTCCTCGGCCCTCAATACTTTGGCAGCCGCAGTTCAGGCGCGGGATGAAGGCTCTCTTAATCACCTGAAGCGGGTTGCCAGCTATTCTTTTGCCCTGGGCAGGAGAATTGGGATGTCCTCCGAAGAGCTGTCCGACGTTTACTGCGCCGCCCTCCTCCACGATTTGGGAAAGATCGGTATCTCCGACAGTATACTTAAAAAGCCGGCGAAGCTCTCTCTTGAAGAGTTTGCCGAGGTACGCAGGCACCCGGAAATTGGTACGAGGATCTTGGAGAAATTCGTTGTCTCCAAGAGGGTTACCAGCATTATCAGGCATCACCATGAATTCTACGATGGGACGGGCTACCCGGGAGGTCTGGCCAAAAGCGAGATCCCCTTAGGGGCGCGCATCATCGCCATCACTGACGCCTATGACGCCATGACTTCTGACCGCCCTTATCGGAGCGCTTTGTCGCACGAGGAGGCGGTGGCCGAATTGATCCGCTGTGCCGGTTCGCAGTTTGATCCCCGCCTCGTCATGCACTTCCTGGACGTCCTTGAAGAGGAAAGAAAGGACGGCCTGCAGCCAGCCGAGGTCGGTGCTTTTCTTCCCAGCCAGTACCAACAGCTGTTTTCTCTGATATTTTAG
- the rsfS gene encoding ribosome silencing factor produces the protein MDRGQEKAISAAQAAARKKALDVTVLDVKGIFPAADYFVICSGRNANHLAAIAREVEDEIRKSRDGYFKREGIPESGWVLLDCGDVVVHIFSQEARAFYDLESLWGDSRVIFQSF, from the coding sequence TTGGATAGAGGCCAGGAAAAGGCCATCTCCGCGGCCCAGGCTGCTGCCAGAAAAAAGGCGCTTGATGTCACGGTGCTCGATGTGAAGGGGATCTTCCCAGCAGCCGACTATTTCGTCATCTGCAGTGGGCGAAACGCTAACCACCTTGCGGCCATTGCCCGGGAGGTGGAGGATGAGATCAGGAAGTCCCGGGACGGCTACTTCAAAAGGGAGGGGATTCCTGAATCCGGCTGGGTTCTGCTGGACTGCGGTGATGTCGTCGTCCACATTTTCAGCCAGGAGGCCAGGGCTTTTTACGACCTGGAGAGCCTGTGGGGAGATTCCCGGGTTATCTTTCAAAGCTTCTAA
- the yqeK gene encoding bis(5'-nucleosyl)-tetraphosphatase (symmetrical) YqeK gives MLQVRGSKAGTEQEFTANDDSGNKLFSGRLREAGREKGRLEAVVRDRLTEERYAHVLAVRDCAAKLAELYGVDREKAELAGVLHDYARDLPGEVLLSLAEERGIPFSEIDRKVPILLHGPVGAALVREELGVENPEVLDAIALHTLGGAGMSMLAKIVYVADIIAADRDFPGVNRLRQLAGEDLDRALVECLATTLRYCLERRRLIHPQTITAWNYYCLRD, from the coding sequence ATGTTGCAAGTAAGGGGTAGCAAGGCCGGAACCGAGCAAGAATTTACGGCGAACGACGATAGCGGCAATAAGTTGTTTTCCGGGAGGTTGAGGGAAGCGGGACGAGAGAAAGGGCGTTTGGAAGCCGTGGTGCGGGATAGGCTGACGGAAGAGAGATACGCTCACGTCTTGGCCGTGCGGGACTGTGCCGCGAAGCTGGCAGAGCTCTACGGCGTAGACCGGGAAAAGGCGGAATTAGCAGGGGTTTTGCACGACTACGCCCGGGATCTTCCCGGGGAGGTTTTGCTGAGCCTTGCGGAGGAGAGGGGAATTCCTTTTAGTGAGATCGACCGCAAGGTTCCTATCCTGCTGCACGGTCCGGTAGGAGCCGCCCTCGTTCGAGAGGAACTGGGGGTGGAGAACCCCGAGGTATTGGATGCCATTGCACTGCACACCCTGGGTGGAGCGGGGATGAGCATGTTGGCTAAGATCGTTTACGTCGCCGATATCATTGCTGCGGACAGGGATTTCCCGGGTGTCAACCGGCTGCGGCAGCTCGCCGGGGAAGACCTCGACCGTGCCCTTGTGGAATGCCTGGCAACGACGCTGCGCTACTGCCTGGAAAGGCGCAGGCTCATTCACCCGCAAACCATCACGGCGTGGAATTATTATTGCCTTCGGGATTGA
- the nadD gene encoding nicotinate-nucleotide adenylyltransferase — MEEQRIGILGGTFDPIHCGHLVAAEAARERFRLQRVIFIPTGIPPHKEPATVTDFWHRYLMVALAVLTNPYFDVSRLEYERGGITYTVDTMRQLREIYGTAAELFFITGSDTILEIFGWKEPEQLLSLCKFIVAVRPGFDMHFVEKVLGKYYRTRVYPLEMPQLGISSSDIRRRVREGRSIRYLVPEAVEAYIRRERLYVASKG, encoded by the coding sequence ATGGAGGAGCAGCGCATCGGTATTTTGGGAGGAACCTTTGACCCGATTCATTGCGGGCACCTGGTGGCGGCGGAAGCGGCCAGGGAGAGATTCCGGTTACAGAGAGTTATCTTTATTCCAACGGGTATTCCCCCTCATAAGGAACCCGCAACGGTTACCGATTTCTGGCACAGGTACCTGATGGTTGCCCTGGCCGTCTTGACCAATCCGTACTTCGATGTTTCTCGGCTGGAATACGAGCGAGGGGGGATTACCTACACGGTTGACACTATGCGCCAGCTGCGGGAGATCTACGGAACCGCAGCCGAGCTGTTTTTCATCACCGGGAGCGACACCATTTTGGAGATCTTCGGCTGGAAGGAGCCGGAGCAGCTTCTTTCTCTGTGCAAATTTATCGTGGCTGTCCGGCCGGGTTTTGACATGCACTTTGTCGAGAAGGTGTTGGGGAAGTACTACAGAACAAGGGTTTATCCCCTGGAGATGCCGCAGCTGGGGATCTCCTCTTCGGATATCCGCAGGCGCGTCCGGGAGGGCAGGTCCATCAGGTATCTGGTCCCTGAAGCTGTAGAGGCCTATATCAGAAGGGAAAGGCTCTATGTTGCAAGTAAGGGGTAG
- a CDS encoding glutamate-5-semialdehyde dehydrogenase translates to MLENEMLNMGMAAKRASYRLAGISTDVKNKALQAMAKALEEREEMILAANQVDMDEGRAKGLNNALLDRLLLTPERIKEMADGLRELVGLPDPVGEVTGMWTRPNGLRIGRMRVPLGVVGMIYEARPNVTVDAAGLCLKSGNAVILRGGSEALNSNIALANVISTAAVGAGIPEGAIQLVQRTDREAVNIMMRMNDYIDVLIPRGGAGLIRAVIDNATVPVLQTGVGNCHVYVEEDADLEMAVRIVVNAKTQRPGVCNAMETLLVHEEIAPQFLPVVSSALREKGVELRGCERTREILPDCLPATEEDWKNEYLALILAVKVVKDIEDAIEHINTYGTGHSEAIVTGSYEKACRFVQGVDAAAVLVNASTRFTDGYQFGFGAEIGISTQKLHARGPMGLQELTTTKFIIFGNGQVRS, encoded by the coding sequence ATGCTGGAAAATGAAATGCTGAATATGGGAATGGCGGCCAAAAGGGCATCTTACAGGCTGGCGGGTATTTCCACCGACGTGAAAAACAAGGCCTTGCAGGCGATGGCTAAGGCGCTGGAAGAGAGAGAGGAAATGATCCTGGCCGCCAACCAGGTGGACATGGATGAGGGGAGGGCCAAGGGGCTAAACAATGCGCTGCTCGACCGGCTCCTGCTCACCCCGGAGCGCATCAAGGAAATGGCGGACGGCCTGCGGGAGCTGGTTGGTCTGCCCGATCCTGTTGGTGAAGTGACCGGGATGTGGACGCGGCCCAACGGCCTGCGGATCGGGAGAATGAGGGTGCCTTTAGGTGTGGTCGGGATGATCTACGAGGCGCGCCCCAATGTCACCGTTGATGCAGCCGGCCTCTGTTTGAAGTCCGGGAATGCCGTGATCCTGCGCGGCGGTTCGGAGGCCTTAAACTCCAATATCGCCCTGGCCAATGTCATCAGCACGGCGGCGGTCGGTGCCGGTATACCTGAAGGGGCGATTCAGCTGGTCCAGAGAACGGATCGGGAAGCTGTCAACATCATGATGAGGATGAACGATTACATCGACGTCCTCATCCCCCGCGGGGGAGCGGGACTGATCCGGGCGGTGATCGACAACGCCACTGTTCCGGTGCTGCAGACGGGTGTGGGCAACTGCCACGTTTACGTTGAGGAAGATGCCGATCTGGAAATGGCAGTGCGGATCGTCGTCAACGCCAAGACCCAACGCCCGGGAGTTTGTAACGCCATGGAGACGCTCCTCGTGCATGAAGAAATAGCGCCCCAATTCCTCCCTGTGGTGTCCTCCGCACTGCGGGAAAAGGGGGTGGAGCTGCGCGGCTGCGAGCGCACGAGGGAAATTCTTCCCGATTGCCTGCCGGCTACGGAAGAGGACTGGAAGAACGAGTACCTGGCGCTTATTCTGGCGGTAAAGGTCGTTAAGGACATCGAGGATGCCATTGAACATATTAACACCTACGGCACCGGGCATTCCGAGGCCATCGTTACTGGCAGCTACGAGAAGGCCTGCCGGTTTGTCCAGGGGGTTGATGCTGCCGCCGTCTTAGTGAATGCCTCTACCCGTTTTACTGACGGTTATCAGTTCGGGTTCGGAGCGGAGATCGGGATCAGCACGCAGAAGCTGCACGCCCGCGGGCCAATGGGGCTCCAAGAGTTGACTACCACCAAATTCATTATCTTCGGTAATGGCCAGGTGCGTTCTTAG
- the proB gene encoding glutamate 5-kinase, with protein MTSLNIRAALTGARKLVIKVGTRLLCGSKGDLNLKRMKGLVEDVAGLWKEGRDVVLVSSGAIGAGVGRLGLLGKPRTLPEKQAAAAVGQGILMQNYESFFAPFGITVAQVLLTRDDIKNRGRYLNARHTLYSLLRYRALPIVNENDTVAVEEIRFGDNDTLAALVSCLIDADLLVLLTDQDGLYSADPHENRDAELIPEVWEITPEIEAVAGGRGSHLATGGMETKLQAARITMQAGIPMVIAGGMQRGNLAAILQGKRVGTLFVPCEETMKARKRWIAFGSPVEGKIRIDHGALEAILKKGKSLLPGGVTGVVGFFEAGNVVSLVDPCGREIARGISNYSSDEVKLIMGKKSTEIKMILGYHDYDEVVHRDNLTIIANGSTLKAGRLKGYAGK; from the coding sequence ATGACGTCTTTAAATATCCGTGCTGCTCTCACCGGAGCGCGTAAGCTTGTCATCAAAGTAGGGACGCGGCTTTTGTGCGGCAGCAAGGGAGACCTGAACTTAAAACGCATGAAGGGTCTGGTCGAGGATGTGGCGGGCCTTTGGAAGGAGGGGCGTGATGTTGTTCTGGTCAGTTCGGGAGCTATCGGAGCCGGCGTGGGAAGGCTGGGGCTTCTGGGAAAGCCGCGCACGCTCCCCGAAAAACAGGCTGCTGCAGCCGTCGGCCAGGGGATCCTCATGCAAAACTACGAGTCTTTCTTCGCCCCCTTTGGGATCACTGTTGCCCAGGTGCTCCTGACGCGGGATGATATCAAAAACAGGGGGCGTTACCTCAATGCCCGCCATACCCTGTATTCCCTCCTGCGTTACCGCGCCTTACCCATCGTCAACGAGAACGATACCGTGGCCGTTGAGGAGATCCGCTTTGGTGATAACGACACCCTGGCGGCCCTTGTGTCCTGTCTTATCGATGCCGACCTGCTGGTTCTCCTGACCGATCAGGACGGATTGTATTCGGCCGATCCCCACGAGAACCGGGATGCCGAGCTGATCCCGGAGGTCTGGGAGATTACCCCGGAGATCGAGGCGGTCGCCGGAGGGCGCGGCTCCCACCTGGCCACGGGAGGGATGGAGACAAAGCTTCAGGCGGCGCGGATTACCATGCAGGCGGGGATACCGATGGTGATCGCCGGCGGTATGCAACGGGGCAATCTTGCCGCAATTCTGCAAGGGAAACGGGTGGGGACGCTTTTCGTGCCCTGCGAAGAAACGATGAAGGCGCGCAAACGCTGGATCGCTTTCGGCTCACCTGTTGAGGGGAAGATCCGCATCGATCACGGCGCTTTGGAGGCTATATTAAAAAAGGGAAAGAGCCTGCTGCCGGGCGGTGTTACCGGTGTTGTTGGCTTTTTCGAGGCGGGAAATGTTGTCAGCCTGGTAGATCCGTGCGGACGGGAGATTGCCAGAGGTATCAGCAACTACTCCTCAGATGAGGTAAAGTTGATAATGGGAAAAAAGAGCACGGAGATCAAGATGATTTTGGGCTATCATGACTACGACGAGGTAGTGCACAGGGACAATCTCACCATCATCGCTAACGGCAGCACACTCAAAGCGGGGAGGTTAAAAGGATATGCTGGAAAATGA
- the obgE gene encoding GTPase ObgE, which translates to MFYDYAKIYVKAGDGGNGAVAFRREKYVPAGGPCGGDGGRGGDVVLVADRNLHTLNDFRYRKHYKAERGEHGRGKDQHGRKGEDLIVRVPVGTVVRDAEGAFCVDLHRHGQRAVVARGGKGGRGNARFTSPQFRAPRFAEKGDPGEERWLVLELKLLADVGLVGYPNAGKSSLLGRISEARPKVAGYPFTTLNPNLGVAQAGERSFVVADLPGLIEGAHEGAGLGFRFLRHVERTRVLVLVVDTAGTEGRDPRDDVKVIRRELRLYNPELAERPLVIAANKMDIPAAGEKLALLREEFPDIKIYPISALWGRGVDELLYGLAGILEEEEEKEEVSAPPAEEVRVTTVADRDEGGFAVTRDEDGFRVVGKGIERLAARLDLENPDALRYFHHMLRLMGVDDALRRKGIAPGDTVSIGDLEFEWEE; encoded by the coding sequence ATGTTTTATGATTATGCGAAGATATACGTTAAAGCCGGTGACGGCGGCAATGGTGCGGTTGCCTTCAGACGCGAGAAGTACGTTCCCGCCGGAGGCCCCTGCGGTGGTGACGGCGGGCGCGGAGGGGACGTGGTGCTCGTTGCCGACAGAAACCTGCACACTCTCAACGATTTCCGTTACCGCAAGCACTACAAGGCGGAGCGGGGGGAGCACGGACGCGGGAAGGACCAGCACGGCAGGAAGGGGGAGGACCTGATTGTGCGCGTCCCGGTCGGCACCGTCGTCAGGGATGCTGAAGGGGCGTTTTGCGTCGATCTGCACAGGCACGGACAGAGGGCAGTTGTTGCCCGGGGGGGCAAAGGGGGGCGCGGCAACGCCCGCTTTACCTCGCCCCAGTTCCGGGCTCCGCGCTTTGCCGAGAAGGGTGACCCGGGGGAGGAACGCTGGCTGGTACTGGAATTGAAGCTGCTGGCAGATGTCGGGCTGGTGGGCTACCCCAATGCGGGAAAGTCCAGCCTTCTCGGGCGTATTTCGGAGGCCCGCCCCAAAGTGGCCGGCTATCCTTTCACTACCCTGAATCCCAATCTGGGGGTGGCTCAGGCCGGGGAAAGAAGCTTTGTGGTGGCCGACCTCCCCGGCTTGATCGAAGGGGCGCACGAAGGGGCGGGGTTGGGTTTCCGCTTTTTGCGCCACGTCGAGCGCACCCGGGTTCTGGTCCTGGTCGTCGATACGGCCGGAACGGAGGGGCGTGATCCACGGGATGATGTGAAGGTGATCAGGCGGGAACTCCGCCTCTACAACCCGGAGTTGGCCGAACGCCCCCTGGTGATCGCCGCCAATAAGATGGACATCCCGGCCGCCGGGGAAAAGCTTGCTCTGTTGCGGGAAGAGTTCCCGGACATAAAGATCTATCCGATCTCGGCGCTGTGGGGAAGAGGGGTCGATGAACTCCTGTACGGGCTGGCCGGTATACTGGAAGAGGAGGAGGAAAAGGAAGAGGTTTCCGCTCCCCCTGCGGAAGAAGTGCGGGTGACCACTGTCGCCGACCGGGATGAAGGGGGCTTTGCGGTTACCAGGGATGAGGACGGTTTTCGCGTTGTGGGGAAAGGTATCGAACGCCTGGCCGCCCGTCTCGACCTGGAAAATCCTGATGCCCTGCGTTATTTTCACCACATGCTGCGCCTGATGGGGGTGGATGATGCCCTGCGCAGAAAGGGCATTGCTCCGGGCGATACCGTCAGCATCGGAGATCTTGAGTTCGAATGGGAAGAGTAA
- the rpmA gene encoding 50S ribosomal protein L27, with product MILEGFDLQLFAHKKGVGSSRNGRDSEAKRLGVKRYDGQFVRAGNILVRQRGTKIHPGWNVGRGNDDTLYALVDGYVKYEGCGKNRKRVSVYTEAV from the coding sequence ATGATTCTGGAGGGTTTTGATCTGCAGTTATTTGCCCATAAAAAGGGAGTCGGCAGTTCCCGTAACGGCCGGGACAGCGAAGCCAAGCGCCTCGGTGTCAAGAGATACGACGGCCAGTTCGTGCGGGCCGGAAATATCCTTGTGAGGCAGCGGGGAACGAAGATCCACCCCGGGTGGAATGTCGGCCGCGGTAATGATGATACACTTTACGCACTTGTCGACGGTTATGTGAAGTACGAGGGCTGCGGTAAGAACCGCAAGAGGGTCAGTGTTTACACAGAGGCTGTATAG
- a CDS encoding ribosomal-processing cysteine protease Prp produces the protein MIEALFVEGESGELEGFCVRGHAGYAPPGRDIVCAGVSALVQTAVAALKRFLSRQPAVIRDSQEEEGACVRLLLPPDLPEEDKKTAGIILQTLEIGMHGIAGSYGKYIEVRRCRHDSGGF, from the coding sequence ATGATTGAGGCCTTATTTGTGGAAGGGGAGAGCGGTGAACTGGAAGGGTTTTGCGTCAGGGGGCATGCCGGGTATGCTCCCCCCGGAAGGGACATCGTCTGTGCCGGCGTCTCCGCTCTCGTCCAGACGGCCGTCGCTGCTTTGAAACGGTTTCTTTCCCGGCAACCGGCGGTCATAAGGGACTCCCAGGAGGAGGAAGGCGCCTGTGTGCGGTTGCTGTTGCCCCCGGATTTGCCTGAGGAGGACAAAAAAACGGCCGGGATTATTCTGCAAACCCTGGAAATCGGAATGCACGGAATTGCCGGGAGCTATGGAAAGTATATCGAGGTGAGGAGGTGTCGCCATGATTCTGGAGGGTTTTGA
- the rplU gene encoding 50S ribosomal protein L21, whose protein sequence is MFAIVETGGKQYKVREGTVLRVEKLDAAPGEEVVFDRVLAVECDGDFKVGTPYVPGARVTALVRSQGKAKKILVFKYKPKKNYRRRKGHRQLYTEVAIQKIFCGQNGAAEPSGGQSGTDD, encoded by the coding sequence TTGTTCGCGATAGTGGAAACCGGCGGCAAGCAGTACAAGGTGCGCGAGGGCACCGTGCTGCGGGTGGAAAAGCTGGATGCCGCTCCAGGTGAGGAAGTGGTTTTTGACAGGGTTTTGGCTGTAGAATGTGACGGCGATTTTAAGGTAGGAACCCCCTATGTCCCGGGGGCGCGGGTGACTGCCTTGGTGCGGAGTCAGGGTAAGGCCAAGAAGATACTGGTTTTCAAGTATAAGCCCAAGAAGAACTACCGCCGCCGCAAAGGCCACAGGCAGCTTTACACGGAGGTGGCGATTCAGAAGATCTTCTGCGGCCAGAATGGCGCGGCGGAACCGTCCGGCGGGCAGTCGGGAACAGATGATTGA